In a genomic window of Chrysemys picta bellii isolate R12L10 chromosome 1, ASM1138683v2, whole genome shotgun sequence:
- the LOC101948970 gene encoding matrix metalloproteinase-27 has product MRIRMKSLPFLLLLYVAFSYAFPVLPEKNNEGENMQLVQEYLEKFYELQPDPEHLAWRRSTSPMVEKIQKMQEFFGLEVTGKPDPETLEVMQKPRCGVPDVGQYGFILPGWKKNKLTYRIVNYTPDMSQTDVDKAIQKAFKVWSTVSPLTFNRIYKGIADIMIAFGTGAHGRCPRYFDGPLGVLGHAFPPGNGIGGDVHFDEDEHWTEGSAGFNLFLVAAHEFGHALGLSHSTDRGALMFPNYAYINPTEFLLSPDDINGIQAIYGPSPNIPDEPARPTSPKTCDPMVSFDAITTLRREVMFFKDRHIWRVYPGNSEVELELISTFWPFLPSGIQAAYENIKDQILFFKGNHFWVISGYQVLPGYPKNINTLGFPRSVKKIDAAVSNKNTGKTDFFVGDKYWRYEESSQSMEKGYPRQITDDFPGIGKNVDAVFQHKGFFYFFHGSKQWEFDPNAKRVIRVMTSNSWFNC; this is encoded by the exons ATGAGGATAAGAATGAAGAGCCTTCCATTTTTGCTGTTACTATATGTGGCATTTTCTTATGCTTTTCCTGTGCTTCCAGAAAAAAACAATGAAGGAGAAAATATGCAGCTTGTACAG GAGTATCTAGAGAAATTTTATGAGCTTCAACCAGATCCGGAGCATCTAGCATGGAGAAGGAGCACTAGCCCCATGGttgaaaaaatccaaaaaatgcAAGAATTTTTTGGGTTGGAAGTGACCGGGAAGCCAGATCCAGAGACTTTGGAAGTGATGCAGAAGCCCAGATGTGGAGTTCCTGATGTCGGACAGTATGGTTTCATTCTCCCaggatggaaaaaaaacaaactgacATACAG AATTGTGAATTACACTCCAGATATGTCACAAACTGATGTGGATAAAGCAATCCAGAAGGCATTTAAAGTATGGAGCACTGTGtccccactgactttcaataggaTTTATAAAGGGATAGCAGACATAATGATTGCTTTTGGGACTGGAG CTCATGGTCGCTGTCCCCGTTATTTTGATGGACCCCTTGGTGTTCTTGGCCATGCCTTTCCACCTGGCAATGGTATTGGAGGGGATGTCCACTTTGATGAAGATGAACACTGGACAGAAGGCTCTGCTG GGTTCAACTTGTTTCTGGTTGCTGCTCATGAGTTTGGCCACGCATTGGGTCTCTCACATTCCACTGACCGTGGAGCTTTGATGTTCCCAAATTATGCCTACATCAACCCCACTGAATTCCTGCTTTCCCCAGATGACATTAATGGTATACAGGCCATTTACG GACCCTCACCTAACATCCCGGATGAGCCAGCCAGACCCACATCACCTAAAACCTGTGATCCTATGGTGTCTTTCGATGCCATCACCACACTGCGCAGAGAAGTCAtgttttttaaagacag GCACATATGGCGAGTTTATCCTGGTAATTCAGAAGTTGAACTTGAATTAATTTCTACATTCTGGCCTTTTCTGCCATCTGGTATTCAAGctgcttatgaaaatattaaagatCAGATTCTATTTTTCAAAG GGAATCATTTCTGGGTTATCAGCGGGTACCAGGTGCTCCCTGGTTATCCTAAGAACATCAACACATTGGGTTTCCCAAGGAGTGTTAAGAAAATTGATGCAGCTGTTTCTAATAAAAACACAGGAAAAACAGACTTTTTTGTAGGTGACAAGTATTGGAG GTATGAGGAAAGCAGTCAATCCATGGAAAAAGGCTATCCAAGACAGATAACAGATGACTTTCCAGGAATTGGCAAGAATGTTGATGCTGTTTTCCAGCATAAAG GATTCTTCTACTTTTTCCATGGATCAAAGCAATGGGAGTTTGACCCTAATGCTAAGAGAGTTATTCGTGTGATGACGAGCAATAGCTGGTTTAACTGTTAA